The following proteins are encoded in a genomic region of Pan troglodytes isolate AG18354 chromosome Y, NHGRI_mPanTro3-v2.0_pri, whole genome shotgun sequence:
- the LOC129138957 gene encoding testis-specific Y-encoded protein 3-like isoform X2 — protein sequence MEAVQEGAAGVESEQAALGEEAVRLLDDIMAEVEVVAEEEGLVERQEEAQRAQPGPGPMTPESALEELLAVQVELEPVNAQARKAFSRQREKMERRRKPHLDRRGAVIQSVPGFWANVIANHPQMSALITDEDEDMLSYMVSLEVEEEKHPVHLCKIMLFFRSNPYFQNEVITKEYLVNITEYRASHSTPIEWYPYYEVEAYRRRHHSSSLNFFNWFSDHNFAGSNKIAEILCKELWRNPLQYYKRMKPPEEGTETSGDSQLLS from the exons ATGGAGGCTGTACAGGAGGGGGCGGCCGGGGTGGAGAGTGAGCAGGCGGCTTTGGGGGAGGAGGCGGTGCGGCTGTTGGATGACATAATggcggaggtggaggtggtggcggAGGAGGAGGGCCTCGTGGAGCGGCAGGAGGAGGCCCAGCGggcacagcctggccctgggcccaTGACCCCAGAGTCTGCACTGGAGGAGCTGCTGGCCGTTCAGGTGGAGCTGGAGCCGGTTAATGCCCAAGCCAGGAAGGCCTTTTCTCGGCAGCGGGAAAAGATGGAGCGGAGGCGCAAGCCCCACCTAGACCGCAGAGGCGCCGTCATCCAGAGCGTCCCTGGCTTCTGGGCCAATGTT ATTGCAAACCACCCCCAGATGTCAGCCCTGATCACTGACGAAGATGAAGACATGCTGAGCTACATGGTCAGCCTGGAG GTGGAAGAAGAGAAGCATCCTGTTCATCTCTGCAAGATCATGTTGTTCTTTCGGAGTAACCCCTACTTCCAGAATGAAGTGATTACCAAGGAATATCTGGTGAACATCACAG aatacagggcttctcattccacTCCAATTGAGTGGTATCCGTATTATGAAGTGGAGGCCTATCGCCGCAGACACCACAGCAGCAGCCTTAACTTCTTCAACTGGTTCTCTGACCACAACTTCGCAGGATCTAACAAGATTGCTGAG ATCCTATGTAAGGAGCTGTGGCGCAATCCCCTGCAATACTACAAGAGGATGAAGCCACCTGAAGAGGGAACAGAGACGTCAG GGGACTCCCAGTTGTTGAGTTGA
- the LOC129138957 gene encoding testis-specific Y-encoded protein 3-like isoform X1, whose amino-acid sequence MEAVQEGAAGVESEQAALGEEAVRLLDDIMAEVEVVAEEEGLVERQEEAQRAQPGPGPMTPESALEELLAVQVELEPVNAQARKAFSRQREKMERRRKPHLDRRGAVIQSVPGFWANVIANHPQMSALITDEDEDMLSYMVSLEVEEEKHPVHLCKIMLFFRSNPYFQNEVITKEYLVNITEYRASHSTPIEWYPYYEVEAYRRRHHSSSLNFFNWFSDHNFAGSNKIAEILCKELWRNPLQYYKRMKPPEEGTETSGEPLVGTGAV is encoded by the exons ATGGAGGCTGTACAGGAGGGGGCGGCCGGGGTGGAGAGTGAGCAGGCGGCTTTGGGGGAGGAGGCGGTGCGGCTGTTGGATGACATAATggcggaggtggaggtggtggcggAGGAGGAGGGCCTCGTGGAGCGGCAGGAGGAGGCCCAGCGggcacagcctggccctgggcccaTGACCCCAGAGTCTGCACTGGAGGAGCTGCTGGCCGTTCAGGTGGAGCTGGAGCCGGTTAATGCCCAAGCCAGGAAGGCCTTTTCTCGGCAGCGGGAAAAGATGGAGCGGAGGCGCAAGCCCCACCTAGACCGCAGAGGCGCCGTCATCCAGAGCGTCCCTGGCTTCTGGGCCAATGTT ATTGCAAACCACCCCCAGATGTCAGCCCTGATCACTGACGAAGATGAAGACATGCTGAGCTACATGGTCAGCCTGGAG GTGGAAGAAGAGAAGCATCCTGTTCATCTCTGCAAGATCATGTTGTTCTTTCGGAGTAACCCCTACTTCCAGAATGAAGTGATTACCAAGGAATATCTGGTGAACATCACAG aatacagggcttctcattccacTCCAATTGAGTGGTATCCGTATTATGAAGTGGAGGCCTATCGCCGCAGACACCACAGCAGCAGCCTTAACTTCTTCAACTGGTTCTCTGACCACAACTTCGCAGGATCTAACAAGATTGCTGAG ATCCTATGTAAGGAGCTGTGGCGCAATCCCCTGCAATACTACAAGAGGATGAAGCCACCTGAAGAGGGAACAGAGACGTCAGGTGAGCCGTTAGTTGGGACTGGAGCTGTTTGA